The proteins below come from a single Pelecanus crispus isolate bPelCri1 chromosome 19, bPelCri1.pri, whole genome shotgun sequence genomic window:
- the BCO2 gene encoding carotenoid-cleaving dioxygenase, mitochondrial isoform X2, producing the protein MNKEIKNLLSKYAHILRNELHMKSNWLPSHHYPLSSFAEGCLNRKLIGFKAAKSDQQSSAGLKNFLPSPSKEQITFHSPKGLQCISPLMQTVEETPEPIPAKIKGHIPKWINGNLLRNGPGKFEFGEEKFNHWFDGMALLHQFQLENGTVTYRSKFLQSSAYMTNSQHNRIVVSEFGTLAMPDPCKSVFGRFMSRFEMPQPSDNANVNYVVYKGDYYVCNENIFMYKVDPETLEAKEKVDWSKFVAVNGATAHPHYESDGTTYNMGNSYGKHGSTYNIIQVPPQKSNCNDTLEGAKVLCSIAPMDKTKPSYYHSFGMSENYIIFIEQPIKLNLLQIITSKLRGKAISEGISWEPQYNTYFHVVNKHTGEVLPGQWYSKPFATFHQINAFEDHGCVVLDLCCQDDGTTLATYKLQNLRRSGEGLDQIYDSISRAFPRRFVLPLNVNSDTPVGKNLNPLSYTLARAVKDADGKVWCTHENLHPEGFEKVGGLEFPQINYSRYNGRRYRYFYGCGFQHLVGDSLIKVDVETKNFKIWQEDGSYPSEPVFVPVPNAMAEDGGVILSVVVSPTENQSAFLLVLDAETFRELGRAEVPVQMPYGFHGIFTSH; encoded by the exons GAATGAGCTACACATGAAATCCAACTGGCTCCCATCCCATCACTATCCGCTTTCCAGTTTTGCTGAAGGCTGtttgaacagaaaattaattggCTTTAAAGCTGCCAAATCTGATCAGCAAAGCTCAGCTG GTTTGAAGAATTTTCTGCCCAGCCCATCAAAAGAGCAAATTACCTTCCACAGCCCCAAGGGTTTGCAATGCATCTCACCCTTAATGCAGACAGTAGAGGAGACCCCTGAGCCCATCCCAGCTAAGATCAAAGGACATATTCCCAAATGGATTAATGGCAATCTTCTAAGGAATGGTCCTGGGAAGTTTGAGTTTGGCGAGGAGAA ATTTAACCATTGGTTTGATGGCATGGCCCTATTGCATCAGTTCCAGTTGGAGAATGGCACAGTGACATACCGGAGCAAGTTTCTACAGAGCAGTGCCTACATGACTAACAGCCAGCACAACCGCATCGTGGTCTCAGAATTTGGGACACTGGCAATGCCAGACCCATGCAAGAGTGTCTTTGGTCGCTTCATGTCACGCTTTGAGATGCCAC AACCAAGTGACAATGCAAATGTGAACTACGTTGTGTATAAAGGAGACTATTATGTCTGCAATGAGAACATCTTCATGTACAAAGTGGACCCGGAAACGCTTGAAGCAAAGGAGAAG GTAGACTGGAGCAAATTTGTTGCAGTGAATGGGGCCACTGCTCATCCTCATTATGAGTCTGATGGGACAACATACAACATGGGCAATTCCTATGGGAAACATG gGTCTACGTATAATATCATTCAGGTCCCTCCACAAAAGTCAAACTGTAATGACACGTTAGAGGGAGCGAAAGTGCTGTGCTCCATTGCTCCAATGGATAAGACGAAACCCTCCTACTATCACAGCTTTG gaatgaGTGAAAACTACATCATTTTCATTGAGCAACCCATCAAGCTTAATCTGTTGCAGATTATCACATCCAAACTCCGTGggaaagccatttctgaggGGATAAGCTGGGAGCCTCAGTACAATACTTACTTCCATGTGGTCAATAAGCACACTGGGGAG GTGCTGCCAGGGCAGTGGTACAGTAAGCCCTTTGCTACTTTCCATCAAATCAATGCCTTTGAAGATCATGGCTGTGTGGTCCTTGATCTGTGCTGCCAGGATGATGGAACAACTCTGGCTACTTACAAACTTCAGAATCTGCGGAGGAGTGGGGAAGGTCTAGATCAG ATTTATGACTCAATATCCCGAGCTTTCCCTCGTCGCTTTGTTCTCCCACTGAATGTGAATTCAGACACACCTGTGGGGAAGAATCTGAATCCTCTGTCTTATACATTGGCAAGGGCTGTGAAAGATGCAGATGGCAAG GTCTGGTGCACACATGAAAATCTCCACCCTGAGGGCTTTGAAAAGGTTGGGGGCTTGGAGTTCCCCCAGATCAACTACTCTCGGTATAATGGTAGGAGGTACCGTTACTTCTATGGATGTGGTTTTCAGCATTTGGTTGGAGATTCCTTGATCAAGGTTGATGTGGAGACCAAGAATTTCAAG ATTTGGCAGGAGGATGGATCCTACCCATCAGAGCCTGTGTTTGTGCCAGTGCCTAATGCCATGGCAGAAGACGGTGGAGTCATCTTGTCTGTTGTGGTCTCCCCCACTGAG AACCAAAGTGCTTTTCTGCTTGTCTTGGATGCAGAGACCTTCAGAGAATTGGGGCGAGCAGAAGTCCCAGTGCAAATGCCTTATGGATTCCATGGCATCTTTACTTCCCACTGA
- the BCO2 gene encoding carotenoid-cleaving dioxygenase, mitochondrial isoform X1 — protein sequence MPSSKRNMFSKILLSAISLLLANLQHFLCSLMQFIPARNWVAEPLTMGNQQARWNKKTSTGTSQQTQGLKNFLPSPSKEQITFHSPKGLQCISPLMQTVEETPEPIPAKIKGHIPKWINGNLLRNGPGKFEFGEEKFNHWFDGMALLHQFQLENGTVTYRSKFLQSSAYMTNSQHNRIVVSEFGTLAMPDPCKSVFGRFMSRFEMPQPSDNANVNYVVYKGDYYVCNENIFMYKVDPETLEAKEKVDWSKFVAVNGATAHPHYESDGTTYNMGNSYGKHGSTYNIIQVPPQKSNCNDTLEGAKVLCSIAPMDKTKPSYYHSFGMSENYIIFIEQPIKLNLLQIITSKLRGKAISEGISWEPQYNTYFHVVNKHTGEVLPGQWYSKPFATFHQINAFEDHGCVVLDLCCQDDGTTLATYKLQNLRRSGEGLDQIYDSISRAFPRRFVLPLNVNSDTPVGKNLNPLSYTLARAVKDADGKVWCTHENLHPEGFEKVGGLEFPQINYSRYNGRRYRYFYGCGFQHLVGDSLIKVDVETKNFKIWQEDGSYPSEPVFVPVPNAMAEDGGVILSVVVSPTENQSAFLLVLDAETFRELGRAEVPVQMPYGFHGIFTSH from the exons ATGCCTTCTTCCAAGCGGAATATGTTTTCCAAAATCCTTTTGTCTGCCATCAGCCTCCTGCTTGCTAATTTGCAgcatttcctctgctctttgATGCAATTCATTCCAG CAAGGAattgggtggctgagcccctGACAATGGGAAATCAACAAGCTAGATGGAACAAGAAGACAAGTACGGGGACTTCCCAGCAGACACAAG GTTTGAAGAATTTTCTGCCCAGCCCATCAAAAGAGCAAATTACCTTCCACAGCCCCAAGGGTTTGCAATGCATCTCACCCTTAATGCAGACAGTAGAGGAGACCCCTGAGCCCATCCCAGCTAAGATCAAAGGACATATTCCCAAATGGATTAATGGCAATCTTCTAAGGAATGGTCCTGGGAAGTTTGAGTTTGGCGAGGAGAA ATTTAACCATTGGTTTGATGGCATGGCCCTATTGCATCAGTTCCAGTTGGAGAATGGCACAGTGACATACCGGAGCAAGTTTCTACAGAGCAGTGCCTACATGACTAACAGCCAGCACAACCGCATCGTGGTCTCAGAATTTGGGACACTGGCAATGCCAGACCCATGCAAGAGTGTCTTTGGTCGCTTCATGTCACGCTTTGAGATGCCAC AACCAAGTGACAATGCAAATGTGAACTACGTTGTGTATAAAGGAGACTATTATGTCTGCAATGAGAACATCTTCATGTACAAAGTGGACCCGGAAACGCTTGAAGCAAAGGAGAAG GTAGACTGGAGCAAATTTGTTGCAGTGAATGGGGCCACTGCTCATCCTCATTATGAGTCTGATGGGACAACATACAACATGGGCAATTCCTATGGGAAACATG gGTCTACGTATAATATCATTCAGGTCCCTCCACAAAAGTCAAACTGTAATGACACGTTAGAGGGAGCGAAAGTGCTGTGCTCCATTGCTCCAATGGATAAGACGAAACCCTCCTACTATCACAGCTTTG gaatgaGTGAAAACTACATCATTTTCATTGAGCAACCCATCAAGCTTAATCTGTTGCAGATTATCACATCCAAACTCCGTGggaaagccatttctgaggGGATAAGCTGGGAGCCTCAGTACAATACTTACTTCCATGTGGTCAATAAGCACACTGGGGAG GTGCTGCCAGGGCAGTGGTACAGTAAGCCCTTTGCTACTTTCCATCAAATCAATGCCTTTGAAGATCATGGCTGTGTGGTCCTTGATCTGTGCTGCCAGGATGATGGAACAACTCTGGCTACTTACAAACTTCAGAATCTGCGGAGGAGTGGGGAAGGTCTAGATCAG ATTTATGACTCAATATCCCGAGCTTTCCCTCGTCGCTTTGTTCTCCCACTGAATGTGAATTCAGACACACCTGTGGGGAAGAATCTGAATCCTCTGTCTTATACATTGGCAAGGGCTGTGAAAGATGCAGATGGCAAG GTCTGGTGCACACATGAAAATCTCCACCCTGAGGGCTTTGAAAAGGTTGGGGGCTTGGAGTTCCCCCAGATCAACTACTCTCGGTATAATGGTAGGAGGTACCGTTACTTCTATGGATGTGGTTTTCAGCATTTGGTTGGAGATTCCTTGATCAAGGTTGATGTGGAGACCAAGAATTTCAAG ATTTGGCAGGAGGATGGATCCTACCCATCAGAGCCTGTGTTTGTGCCAGTGCCTAATGCCATGGCAGAAGACGGTGGAGTCATCTTGTCTGTTGTGGTCTCCCCCACTGAG AACCAAAGTGCTTTTCTGCTTGTCTTGGATGCAGAGACCTTCAGAGAATTGGGGCGAGCAGAAGTCCCAGTGCAAATGCCTTATGGATTCCATGGCATCTTTACTTCCCACTGA